CACTTTGAAAACGTACAGTTACACCCCGTTGAAAACTTGGATTTGGGACCCATTTAAAAACTTCATGTTACCAAACAAATAAAAAAGGGTTTTGCTGGTTCTCAGCTAGTAATAACTATTGTATGTACATTGCTAGGCTTCACCTTTTCATGATGTGATGTTCAGCTTCGAATGTCCCGCTGTCAGTTTTGTATGTATCAAGATTATTAGTAATTGATAAATAGACAAGGCCCATGCAAAACATTGGATATATATAATACTCCCTAAAACGTGTCTATAGACATCCGAAtcagaaaaaagttagaacatcttaaatTTGTGAATAGTGTATCTTTTGACGGCGATAAAACCACCAGCAACAACATCATCAAAGTTTCAGACAAAGCAAAAACATCTATTTTACATATATACTGTAGCAGTCAAGAATGTATATATGACTGTAGTCGAATTAAGCAGGTTGTCTTTGAATGAAAAAAGGTGTTCCATGTGTATGACATCATGTGTGTTGGCCTCTCAAACTGCCAAATACACATCTTTGATGTGCCGTCAGTTTTCCTGTCGAGCATGCATGCACATTTCCTGATGAATTATTTACTTTATCCCTCTTTTGTACTAGTATCTTGCTACAAAGTGCATGGCCATGTACTATATAAATCAACCAGCCGAACAATGAACACAATAATAAAGATATTAGAGGACGTATGCCGTCGTTGGACGTTGGTCAAAAGCATGCATGCGCAGTAGATTCACCATATATACGACCTTATTTCTAATCTCACATGGGATACGAGACATTAAGCAATTTGGAACAAGTTCACCTATAAAGACTACTACTAGACTAAAAGTTCAGCTAAATATGACGAAATAATACCTCTGAAGCTCACCCCTAAATACGCATACTGTATATAATGCTAACCTAAAAGAGAAGGCACCAAAACTATCAATTAATCAAGCTTCTGCCAAAAATACAAGGCATCATGGAACATAGTCCTGATCGAGAAATTCCATCAAAGGTTGCTCCAGCGCCTCCATTACTGCCTCCCACCCAGCATGTGTTGGGTGTGCCTCGTCCCAGTAGAACCTCTTGTCGGGATTATCACATAGGTCGTAGAGGTGCTTCCCTGAACTGCTACGCTCTCCACAGTACCCTccctcataggaactctcgcaacACGGGGTCAGCTTGCGCTTGAAGTCCTTGGACCGATCCGACCCTTCACCTGCATGCACAGAAAAAAAATAGAGTTACATAGACGAATTGACACATTAGAAACCAGATTTGACTTGCAACATCCACACTTACCAGGGGCGTGGTTCACGATGTCGGTGAAGGCAGAGTAGAGGTCCAGTATGTGGACGTTGTCCCTTTCTCCGATCATTTGATTTAGATACTTGTTGTGCACCGATGCGCCATAATTTCCGAGAAGATCACATGTGGTGTAGTTGTTCGAACTAGTCTGTGAAGGCATGCAACCAATGGGATGCAAGTTATTTACTAGAACCTTTCTCACACCAAGCATCTGAAGTTGCGCCACATTATCTAGGATCTCAGTCGCCACGTTTCCCATGTAAGTATCAAGCTGCATGCACGGAAAGTTAATTACTAAGGTAGAGACCGATACAATTAATTTATGATTTAATTTGTATATCTGAGTATGATCGATACTACTTACATCATCGAAGCTTGAGTAGAATCCACTATTGGCCTCGGAGCCGCTCATGTAGTCATTGCCGGAGATGGCGATGAGTGCGACCGAGTGGTGAAGCTGTCGTGTTGAGATGACATCGTCGTTGACTAGCGTCTTGAAAGCTTGAACCTGTGCAGCAAGGGTCGGCACCTTCTTTGCCGTCGACGTCACCTTGAAGACACCAGCGCCGCCAACAGCGAAGGTCATGCCAGATGAGTCGCAAGATTGGTCTGATGTGAGCTTGTACGCTGGAGGGGCTTCAGCGAGGCCCAACATCCTTGCTGCATGGACAAGGCAATAGATATGATAGATTATTTTGGATGCACATAGATGTATAATGATACATGTCATAACACACTAGCAGTACTCCCTACGGTTAAATACTATAGATTCTACACATACCAATAAAATCTGATTGCATCCGGTAGTTGGAGAAGCGTCCTGTTGGAACAGGAGCGCCAGACCAATTGGAGCTGCGATAAGAGCCGTACGGGTAGCTCCACTGCCGCGACGTCTTCTCACCGACGATGTTGGGAACGTTGCCGTTGTCGACAAAGTCGTCGCCGAAGACGAACATGCTGGACCACTGGTGATTGGAACGATGAGCCCTAGGTGTGCCTCGGGCCTCCACATCTGTCAGGATAGGTCGATCATGTCAGTACATTCGTGCATGCAGGCAGAACATGAAGAACTCGATGAGATTGAAGTAGCATACGGATAGGGAAAAGCAAGGCAGTAAGTAGTTGATAATGCACGTACCATCCAATgcaaggaagacgaggaggagaaggaagacgGTCGGAAGGAGCTTCATGTTGCTCCGGCCTGCTGGCGGCCGGAGACGAAGCAGATGATGGAGAGGGTGCTGCGGATGGAGGAGGCGAGGAAGGGATGGGATAGTGGGATGGCCGGCCGGGCTATGTATTTATAGAAGGATGTACGGACGTACATCATGTGGACTTCAtaaccgcttcattcaaatttgcgGATCCCTCAAAATGTGGGCGTACATCATGTGGACTTCAtaaccgcttcattcaaatttgcgGATACCTCAAAATGTGGACTTCATAACCCTTCATGCGGATAAAAAAAAGGACCATGGAGAGCTGAAGGTCGTGTTCCACATGGAGAGCTCTCCCACCGTTCGAATGTACTCTATCTATGTTTAAATTTGCCTAGCAAGCTAATTGATCCCTCGCTTTAACCTGGACgacgatgggactcgtgtttataactTCATTCAAAAGTCGTATCCGCTCGACCACGGAGAAAGCATATGTGCGGAGGTTGGGATGTATATGCCGCGGTTCCTTGACCTTTGACCTATTGTGGCGTTCAGAATACATATGCAGGCATGATGCTATTTTTAATTTTCAGATTTATTATATGCATGCATGCTGCATGCTATTCCAACTTCTGTTAGTCGTATAACCAAAATTATAGACTAGTATTCAGCTCATAGCCTCATAATATGCTGAAGCCAAATTAACAATTTACCAATCCCTcgtacaaataaaaataaaaatcaacAATGGTTTTATTCCTCGTCAGTGGTGGATGTGCAAGCTCGTGTGTTCCCCGCCTTCATTCTGGATTTGGATGCATGTTTTAGTCTCCCACGCAGCTACGTCGAAGTGGTCTTTGGGTGTTTGACATGAAATGGATCATCAGCATGGAATACAAGAAGAGAAAGACAATGATGGTCATGTCTCTCCAATCAGGCCAGAATTGGAGACGGCGACTGCAGTAAACCATGGAAAATAGCTTGCAGCTAGTAACACCTAAGCCCTCCATGCTTACTAGGTTTTTGGTACCAACAATCCTTCTTGAAaaatgctaatggtggtcaaccaccACGGTGGACATTTTCAAAATACAAATGTCCACAGCATGAATTTTTTTCGAAATTTTATgtcaacacatacacatgtataccaTGTATATGCAATTTTTCATAACATTATACTTTCACACGTGGCATGCAGAAAAAAGAGAAATACATATTTCCAAAATGGGCTGGATTTTTTTTTCTTGTTGGGCCGGAATTTTGTATTTTGTTGGGCGAGAATTTTGTGCTTTTGTTGTTGGGCTGGTTTTTCTTCTTTTACAACAGCTTACAAATCACAATTTTGTAAACGAATTTTCACACGTTCATGCGGAACACATACAAGTTTCCATGGAAATGATTTGAAAACTTTTAGATgagctttttttttgaaaaaaatgtccTCTGTGGTGGTCGTCCGCAAAAAGCCCGCACTCCAATCCTTCTTCTTCATATGGGTATGTGTTCTGGACCATACCATATCAAATAAAAAGTAGATGTCTTCGTGGTTAGTTATTCATCGATCATAAATGGTCTTATCAACAAAGTACAAGGAAACTCATCTATGCTAATGTACAAGTGGATAATGCATGGGTACTCAGAAGCTCACATTATTTTCAAAGGGCTCTGGAGAAGGGGCACTAGGCTAAGACACATATATTCTTCCGGATCCTCCTCCATGACATAATCAACACAAAAAATCTTCTAGGAATCCCATCCACTTAGAATGCTAAAGGCAAACATGTGAATCCAAACCAGTGACGGAGCCAGGATTCGAGTATAGGGGGGGGGAGTACGTATATTGATCTAATCTCGTTGGTAATTACTCGTGGCTTCTACTAAAATTGTTGatcgttggggggggggggcaggcccctgctcgcccccctggctccgcccctgatcCAAACAATCATAGAGGTACCTCCCGATAGGATGAAATCATTTTGATGCAGAGACCAAGGAACTCATGGTGAAATCATCTTTGCCTCCTAAGACATCCCTAATAAGATTGCCTTGGACAGCATACCTGAGAAAATCCATGGGCCCTCGCACAATAGAGTTGTCTACATACAAGATAGAATATCTGGCTATTGTTCTTGCAATGCATGTGCATCAATGGCGTGTATACTTGCATTTTTTAGAATTTTCCATCAAGATTAATCAAATAGTTTGGTTCATTTGGAAGAATAGCGAAGCCATACCCCATGGCAGCATAAGGCCTTTACAAAATTGTTGGGTCTACAACATCACATTTTCTACCACAAGGCACACTGAAAAATAGTGATGTCAATTCTCTCTCATGTCATCCAACTGAATCACCAACACAGTtgcattttccatttttcaagtggcATGGCTCCAAGAAATAGTGAAGGGATATGAAAGTAACCCAAAAGCACAATAGTGTATTCTACAACTAGACGTGGCTCAGTTGTAGGGGTAAATTCACTTTCACTAAGGGGATCATATGTTTCAGAGGTCGTGTCTACCTGGGAAATAATGAAAATTACAGTATCAGATAATGTGTGCGTTGCATGACAACTCAGTTGGACGACATTCAGGATCCCCATCAACTTATCGCAGGATCAAGCACCTGCTTGCCTGGCCGGGGATGAAACAACGTATTAAAGATTATGTGAAGTCATGCAAGGAATATCAGCAAGCTAAGCCTGACCATTCTCAGTACCCAGGACAATAATCTTTAATACGTTGTTTAGAGGAGAGACATGCATCATCAATTTACCTTGACAATCTACAACAATAGAGAAATGATATCAGTAACGAGCCGTTAGATAAAATCAAGTTAATAGAGCAGTAAAATTTAGAGGAGCAACATATAAAAAGGTTGAAGGTCATGTGATAATTAATTTTGTCGGCTGACCAATAACTTTTAATCCTTTTTTAGTTGTCATATCAACAGATCATATTTTGCTAACATAGCATCAACTCGTACTGCTCAGAACTCATTACCAAGTTTAATGCCATCAGTTTTATATTCCTGTCGATACTTTAGAGTGTAGCAAGAGCAACATTCTCGTTTTGATTTCCCAAGCTCTTCAAAATAATATAGGGCCAACCTATTACATATATAAAAGAAAGTAGATGAGAAAGATTTTCTAACGTAAGCAATTTAAAACCTGCAAAGAATCATGCATAACATAAACTTAATATGCAAAAAATCATGCATAACATACACTTCTTTGGTAGTTGCAGAAGTCACTGCTCTTGGTATGTGGTGGAACGGAAGACATCTATTGCTGTTCTGTTGACCTTCTTGTCATGCATGTGCCCACCATACAAATTGCATCCTACACTATGTAATAGAAGAAAAGGGTGCACACAAATCAGGGGAGCACACGATGTGTTTGAAATAATAGATGCTGCTTTTCTGTCCAAAGTGGATCTGAGGATCATCAAATTGTATGTCGCAAAATTCTAGGTTGAACACTTTTTGCTAAATAAGAAGTTGTGGTGTTATAACTTATAAGATCATTCTACATAacaaaaacaagagcataactattTCATAAGTACAAATATTGCTCAAAGTCTGAAGGTAGGTCCTTACGTAAAAGATTCAGATTACACTGTCTTAAGAAGCATAT
This portion of the Triticum dicoccoides isolate Atlit2015 ecotype Zavitan chromosome 7A, WEW_v2.0, whole genome shotgun sequence genome encodes:
- the LOC119332263 gene encoding GDSL esterase/lipase At5g03610-like, with the protein product MKLLPTVFLLLLVFLALDDVEARGTPRAHRSNHQWSSMFVFGDDFVDNGNVPNIVGEKTSRQWSYPYGSYRSSNWSGAPVPTGRFSNYRMQSDFIARMLGLAEAPPAYKLTSDQSCDSSGMTFAVGGAGVFKVTSTAKKVPTLAAQVQAFKTLVNDDVISTRQLHHSVALIAISGNDYMSGSEANSGFYSSFDDLDTYMGNVATEILDNVAQLQMLGVRKTSSNNYTTCDLLGNYGASVHNKYLNQMIGERDNVHILDLYSAFTDIVNHAPGEGSDRSKDFKRKLTPCCESSYEGGYCGERSSSGKHLYDLCDNPDKRFYWDEAHPTHAGWEAVMEALEQPLMEFLDQDYVP